One Nocardia iowensis DNA window includes the following coding sequences:
- a CDS encoding hemerythrin domain-containing protein, with translation MDITELILDDHREQRRLFAILEQIDRADTAVLSAIWDRLAAFLELHALAEEEIFYPVLLQAGIEARRAARVEDETLDAIHDHNEIRDAIAEVARHKVGTDDWYAAVAAANLANSDHMAEEEREGLTDFRRLAGLSQRHQLAVAFAAYEARNYAGVEPVDKDPVDYVRTAEKKLGTATTGSLSVGSLKRN, from the coding sequence GTGGACATTACCGAGCTGATCCTCGACGACCACCGTGAGCAGCGGCGGCTGTTCGCGATCCTGGAGCAGATCGATCGCGCGGATACCGCCGTGCTTTCCGCGATCTGGGACAGGCTGGCGGCCTTCCTCGAGCTACACGCGCTGGCGGAGGAGGAGATCTTCTACCCCGTCCTGCTGCAGGCGGGTATCGAGGCCCGCCGCGCGGCCCGGGTGGAGGACGAGACCCTCGACGCCATCCACGACCACAACGAGATCAGGGACGCGATCGCCGAGGTGGCGCGCCATAAGGTCGGCACCGATGACTGGTACGCCGCTGTCGCAGCGGCAAACTTGGCCAACAGCGACCACATGGCCGAGGAAGAACGCGAGGGCCTAACCGACTTCCGCCGCCTGGCCGGGCTCTCGCAACGTCACCAGCTGGCCGTCGCCTTCGCCGCCTACGAGGCGCGAAACTACGCCGGCGTAGAGCCCGTAGACAAGGACCCCGTCGACTACGTCCGCACGGCAGAAAAGAAGCTGGGAACCGCCACGACCGGATCGCTCAGCGTCGGCAGCTTGAAGCGGAACTGA
- a CDS encoding MvdC/MvdD family ATP grasp protein — translation MILIISDRRDIHAYFVVVELEKLGIEYGFLNGADFPTSMTMSQSIGEGADLCTFSLEDGSVAKSSEVHAVWYRKPGLPRLHPETGPHEREFAFGESREGLRGLYDALRHAYWISPLDNINKASNKLRQLRTAARLGFNVPRTVYTNDPTTARAFISNIAGGVIYKPVGDGALFERAGRWDPGTVVGEIYASLLDQSTIEAGISRFSACPALFQEYIEKDVELRVTVVGRSVFAAELDSQSHQDASVDWRRGDVLAIEHRVHELPIEVRQKCVSLVEELDLEFGAIDMIKCKDGRYVFLEINPNGQYLWIEDMTGLKISRAIAEQLQRGHEEAIRRGRACQVPC, via the coding sequence ATGATTCTGATCATCAGTGATCGAAGGGACATCCACGCATATTTCGTCGTCGTTGAACTGGAGAAACTGGGCATCGAATACGGGTTTCTCAACGGCGCGGACTTTCCAACAAGTATGACCATGTCGCAGTCGATTGGAGAAGGTGCAGATCTTTGCACCTTCTCCCTCGAAGACGGCTCGGTTGCGAAAAGTTCCGAGGTGCACGCGGTCTGGTACCGCAAGCCGGGCCTGCCCCGCCTCCATCCTGAGACTGGACCGCACGAACGAGAGTTTGCTTTCGGTGAATCTCGCGAGGGTCTGCGCGGGCTCTATGATGCACTTCGGCACGCGTATTGGATCAGTCCGCTGGACAATATCAACAAGGCGTCGAACAAGCTACGTCAGTTGCGCACGGCCGCTCGCTTGGGCTTCAACGTTCCCAGGACTGTTTACACAAATGATCCGACAACCGCGCGTGCGTTCATATCGAATATTGCGGGAGGTGTCATCTATAAGCCGGTGGGTGATGGGGCGCTGTTCGAGCGGGCGGGCAGGTGGGATCCAGGGACAGTCGTCGGCGAGATATATGCGTCACTGCTCGATCAGTCGACCATCGAAGCAGGTATTTCCCGGTTCTCGGCGTGCCCGGCACTGTTTCAAGAGTACATCGAGAAAGACGTCGAGCTTCGCGTAACTGTTGTAGGCCGATCGGTCTTCGCGGCTGAATTGGATTCGCAATCACACCAGGACGCATCCGTCGACTGGAGACGTGGAGATGTGCTCGCCATAGAACATCGCGTGCACGAACTTCCCATCGAGGTGCGCCAAAAATGTGTGAGCCTGGTCGAGGAGCTAGATCTGGAGTTCGGCGCCATCGATATGATCAAATGCAAAGATGGACGCTATGTATTTCTGGAAATAAATCCCAACGGCCAGTACCTGTGGATCGAAGATATGACCGGGCTCAAAATCAGCAGAGCGATTGCTGAGCAACTCCAGCGTGGCCACGAGGAGGCAATTCGTCGCGGTCGTGCGTGCCAGGTTCCGTGTTAG
- a CDS encoding superoxide dismutase family protein, translating to MNCKPFFLGAIAAVLLFPAAPASAGGPIVSAGTFAPWRDGAVAVTYDETLAPAGSRAMIVAVNDDKKTTAVLTVAGLLPNRVYGSHAHLKACGPKPADSGFHYQNVEDPNAKDKMSMDARYANPQNELWLDFTTDERGRATQVSTVEWIFRKGQPGSIVLHEKKTDTTDGNAGMAGARVACLSVPR from the coding sequence ATGAATTGCAAGCCATTTTTCCTCGGCGCCATTGCCGCCGTTCTCCTGTTTCCCGCAGCACCAGCGAGCGCTGGTGGACCCATCGTTTCCGCAGGGACCTTCGCGCCCTGGCGGGACGGTGCCGTCGCCGTCACGTACGACGAGACGCTCGCCCCCGCTGGCAGCCGTGCCATGATCGTCGCCGTCAATGACGACAAGAAGACCACGGCCGTCCTGACCGTCGCCGGACTCCTCCCGAACCGCGTCTACGGCTCACACGCGCACCTGAAGGCCTGTGGCCCGAAACCAGCCGACTCCGGCTTCCACTACCAGAACGTGGAAGACCCCAACGCCAAGGACAAGATGTCCATGGACGCGAGATATGCCAACCCGCAAAACGAGCTCTGGCTCGACTTCACCACCGACGAGCGCGGCAGGGCCACCCAGGTCTCCACCGTCGAGTGGATCTTCCGCAAGGGCCAACCCGGCTCGATCGTCCTGCACGAGAAGAAGACCGACACCACAGACGGTAACGCCGGCATGGCAGGCGCCAGGGTCGCCTGCCTGAGCGTCCCGCGCTAG
- a CDS encoding HD domain-containing protein, translated as MHDVACELVAWVRTNYAAVAVNPDAVLFGAATHDIGKVIHPEELSAPGSAHEQDGYRLLLEHGVGAELARFARTHASWSEVGVGVDDLLVSLADKIWKGKRVPELEQLIVQRLAAADGSEPWQAFMVLDDELTRIAAAADRRLAFQANYPTTT; from the coding sequence GTGCACGATGTGGCCTGCGAGTTGGTCGCCTGGGTCCGAACCAACTATGCGGCGGTGGCGGTCAACCCGGACGCGGTGCTGTTCGGGGCGGCGACACACGATATCGGCAAGGTCATCCATCCAGAAGAGTTGTCCGCGCCGGGGTCAGCACATGAGCAGGACGGATACCGCCTTCTGCTCGAGCATGGTGTCGGCGCGGAACTCGCCAGGTTCGCGCGAACCCACGCGTCCTGGTCCGAGGTCGGCGTCGGCGTGGACGATCTGCTGGTCAGCCTTGCTGACAAGATCTGGAAGGGTAAGCGAGTTCCCGAACTCGAGCAGCTGATCGTGCAACGTCTCGCCGCCGCCGACGGCAGCGAGCCGTGGCAGGCATTCATGGTCCTGGACGACGAGCTCACCCGCATCGCCGCGGCTGCCGACCGGCGGCTCGCCTTCCAAGCCAACTACCCGACCACTACCTGA
- a CDS encoding alpha/beta fold hydrolase encodes MSETTEALRTSVQVDGEMASYLTVEQDGPTVLLLHGTYWSRVWLPVLDHLAAAGLRPIAVDFPGLGRSGGELTPETATVPALAEWVRRFASALRISGPIAVAGHDIGGAVAQHLLAHDRLDVSRLALVNSVAYDSWPSPHVARFRDPDLIAATTPDDLLAARRQAVTTDLAGAATEQRIADYLDPWTDPRVRRSWLAMVRAADSRYTLDLVPALRRSTAPKLLVWGADDAFEKVEYAEKFVTEIPRARLHRIPQAAHIPTENAPGQVARALIDFCTT; translated from the coding sequence ATGAGTGAAACCACTGAAGCGCTGAGGACTTCGGTTCAGGTCGACGGTGAGATGGCCAGTTACCTGACCGTAGAACAGGATGGCCCCACCGTTTTGCTGCTGCACGGCACCTATTGGAGCCGGGTATGGCTTCCCGTGCTCGACCACCTCGCAGCGGCGGGTCTTCGCCCTATAGCGGTCGATTTCCCCGGGCTGGGGCGCTCGGGCGGCGAGCTCACTCCGGAGACGGCCACGGTCCCGGCTCTCGCGGAGTGGGTACGGCGATTCGCTTCCGCGTTGCGGATCTCTGGGCCGATCGCCGTGGCAGGTCATGACATCGGCGGCGCCGTCGCCCAGCATCTGCTGGCCCACGATCGGCTGGATGTGTCCCGGCTGGCCCTGGTCAACTCCGTCGCCTACGACTCCTGGCCGTCGCCCCACGTGGCGCGGTTCCGAGACCCGGACCTCATCGCGGCGACCACCCCCGACGACCTACTCGCCGCCCGGCGGCAGGCCGTGACAACGGATCTGGCCGGTGCCGCTACCGAACAGCGAATCGCTGACTATCTGGATCCGTGGACCGACCCGAGGGTCCGCCGCTCCTGGCTGGCCATGGTGCGGGCGGCCGACAGTCGCTACACCCTTGATCTCGTTCCCGCGCTGCGGCGGTCCACGGCACCCAAGTTGCTGGTCTGGGGTGCGGACGACGCCTTCGAAAAGGTGGAGTACGCCGAGAAGTTCGTCACCGAGATCCCGCGAGCCAGGCTGCACCGTATCCCGCAAGCAGCGCACATCCCCACCGAGAACGCCCCCGGCCAGGTCGCTCGCGCCCTCATCGATTTCTGCACGACGTAG